The Oceanicaulis alexandrii DSM 11625 DNA segment GTAATCCTTGATGAAGCGCGCGTCAGACGTGCCGCCGCCCGTGGTCAGCGCCGGTTCGCGTCCCGTGTGGTCCTTGACCGCGTCGCGGAGCAAGCTGGTGAACGGGCCGGTCTTGGTCAGAAACGCGTCCCCGGTGACGGTGAGATCGAGATCAATCTCGCAGAACGTGCCGTTTTCAGCGGCGGCGGCTTCTTCACGTATCCATTGTTTCAGATCATCGCCGGACTGGGCGGTGTTGAACCGGATATTGAACTTCGCGCTGGCCCTGGCCGGGATCACGTTATGGGGGGCGTTGCCCACATCAATTGTTGTGACCTCGAGATTTGAGGGCTGAAAATGCGGTGCGCCCTCATCCAGGGTGCGCGAGGTCAGCCGGTTCAAAAGGTCGATCAGGACAGGGATCGGGTTCTCGGCCTTCTCAGGGTAAGCCACATGACCCTGCTGGCCGGTGACCGTGATCACCCCGTTCAACGAACCGCGGCGTCCCACCTTGATTGTATCGCCCAGGTGATGCGGGTTTGTGGGTTCGCCCACCAGGCAATGGTCGAGTTTTTCGCCCTTGTCGGTGATCGCCTTGAGCAGTTTCTTGGTGCCGTTGACCGCCGGGCCTTCTTCATCGCCGGTGATCAGGAAAGCGATGGAGCCTGCGGGCGCGCCCTGGCTTTGCAGATGCCGGGCGACGCCGGCGACCATGGCGGCGATGGCGCCTTTCATGTCAGATGCGCCGCGTCCCCACAGGACGTCATCGGCGATTTCCGCTTCGAACGGACCGCGGCTCCAGGCGGCGTCATCGCCGGCGGGCACCACGTCGGTATGACCGGCGAAGCAGAACACCGGCGCGGCGCTTCCAAGCCTCGCGTAGAGATTGTCGACCTCTTCAAACTTGAACCGCTGGCAAACGAAGCCGAGCGCTTCAAGCGCCTCTGACAACACGTCGAGCGCGCCCGCGTCCTTGGGAGTCACGGACGGCGCCTGAATCAGGCGGCGGGCGAGCGGGATGGGGTCGGTGAGCGAAGACAGATCAAGCATGGCGCAGATTTAGGGCGTTTTCGCGCGCGGCGCCATGCCTGACAGGTCAGTTAGGGTCTAATCGCGCAGCAGCGCGTTGATCGAGGTTTTGGCGCGGGTCTGTGCGTCCACGCGTTTGACGATGACGGCGCAATAGAGCCCCGGCTTGCCGTCTTCGCCGGGCAGGTTGCCCGGCACGACGACGGCGTAGGGCGGCACCTCGCCACGGAACATCTCGCCGGTGGCCCGGTCGATGATCTTGGTGGAGCCGCTCAAGTACACGCCCATGGCCAGCACGGCGCCTTCGCGCACGATCACGCCTTCGGCGACTTCGGCGCGGGCGCCGATGAAGCAATTGTCCTCGATGATCACCGGATTGGCCTGCAGAGGCTCAAGAACGCCGCCAATGCCAGCGCCGCCGGAGATATGCACATTCTTGCCGATCTGGGCGCAAGAGCCGACCGTGGCCCAGGTGTCCACCATGGTGCCTTCATCCACATAGGCGCCGATATTGACGTAGGACGGCATCAGCACCACGCCCTTGCCGATGAAGGCGCCGCGGCGCACGGCGGCGGGGGGCACGGCGCGGAAACCTGCACGCTCGAACTCCGCAGCGTCCCAGCCTTCAAATTTCGAGGCGACCTTGTCCCACCACGGGCCATGATCGGCGCCGCCGGGAATGATCCGGTTGGGGTTGAGACGGAAGGACAGCAGGACCGCCTTCTTCAGCCATTCATGCACCACCCAGTCGCCGATCTCGCCGCGGCTGGCGACGCGGGCTTCGCCGCTGTCGAGCTGGTTGAGGGCGGTGTTGACCGCATCACGGACCTCGCCCTGGGTCTGGGGGGTAAGTTGGTCGCGGATGTCCCAGGCGGCGTCGATGACCGATTTCAGCGCATCATGGTTCATGGCGTCGTCTTCTTTGCTGTGTCCGCAGCGACATGCCAGTCGCCCAGGAAGGTGCGCAGGCAGTCCACGGCGTAGTGAATATGATCGGGATGTATCAGCGGTTCGGGCGCAGCGCCATCCGCGAGCGCTTCCACGGGGGGATGCACCAGCACGGTGGTGAAGCCGATCTCATGGGCGGTTTGCAGGTTCTTGACCGAATCCTCAAACATCACCGTGCTTTGCGGCGCGATCGAGAAATGCCCGGTGAAGCGCTCAAACCCCGCCCGGTGCGGTTTGGGCGTAAAATCCGCGGCTTCGATGTCGTAAAGGTCTTCAAACAGCCCGTTCAGCCCCAGCCGGTCGATGACCTTTTCGGCATGCTTGCGCGATCCGTTGGTGTAGACGATGCGGCGACCATTGAGGGCGGCCACATGGTCGGCCAGCTCGGGGTCCGGTGTGATCACCGAGTGATCCACGTCATGCACGAAATCCAGAAACGCGGCGAGGTCGCTGACCTGATTGTTGAGGAGCAGCCCGTTCAGCGTGGTGCCATGGGTTGTGTAATAGTGCTGCTGCAGGGCGTGGGCTTCCTCGCGCGTCATTGAAAACTCGCGCTGAACCCAGTCTGTCATCTTGTCGATGACCTGACTCATCACCGCCGCGTCGGCGGGATAGAGCGTCTCATCAAGGTCGAACACCCAGGTGTCCACATGGTGCAGGTCAGGGGTTCGGTTCACGGAAGGGGTTCCTCAAAGTCATCAAGATCAAGCCGCATCATGCTGCCGCCATTCTCAGCGGCAGGCGCGGCCCGAAACAGGGCGGGCTGAAAGCCGGACGCCTCGCACTCACCGCGAGTCTGGCTGGTGAAACGCGCGGGCGTGATGCAAAACGCTTCCGTGCCGGACGCCAGCGGACGCAGCGCGTCGCCGTCGATCAGCTGGGCGTAGACATAGGTCTCGTCGCCTGTCAGCTGGGCGGACAGGGTTTGAGCGCAGCCGCCCGGCGCAATGCGCCACCAGCCGCGGGTTTCAAATCCGTCGCCAACCGCCCGCGCCACCGCGACGCCGACGGGCAGATTGGCGTCATTGCACACTTGCAGGCCCAGGCTTGTATTGCGTTCCAGCGCGCGCTCATGCAGCGCCTGGATCAAATCGCTCCGATCCGCGCCGAAACTGCGGCCAATATCGGCTTCAAACGCGGCGACCTGGCGACGCGTGCGGCGACCGGCATAGCCGTCGATGACGTTGATGTCGTACCCGGCCGATTGCAACAGGCGTTGCAGCCCGGCCTCTTCGGCCCGGTCGCCGAAATCGGCGACTTCGACAAGCACCGCACTGTCGCGTTCGGCGTCCGTCAATTGTCGGAATTTGCGAGTTTCCAGCCCCAGAGTCTCGCAATCGGCGACGCCCTCAAACGCGAAGTCCGCCTCATCCACGCAGATGTCCAGGCTGCCGCGCCATTCGCGCACTCCGCCCAGATAGGCGCGGGTGGTGCGCGCATAGAGGTATTGTTCGGTGTCTGTGGCGGGGCCGATCTCGGCGCAGCCCCCCGGGGCGATGCGCGCCCAGCCTTCCACCGCCAATCCTGACGGCGTGCGCCAGGCCTTGGCCGCCTCCACCATGAAGCTGGTCTCATTACAGACCTGTCCCGCTTGGGCGGCGCCGCCAAAGCCCAGCATCAACACCAGGGCCAGCATGATCCGGTTCAGCATCTCAAGGCTCCCGTCGCTCCACTCGCCCGTTTTGTATATTAGGGCGGGGCCTCGGCCGCTTACAGGGCCAGGGTGGAGATTTCCCCGCGCAGCTCGTCCAGCCCGTCGCGTTTGGCGCTTGAAGTCGCCGAGATCACCGGAAAGGCGGCGGGCCGCCGGGCGATTTTCTGCGAGGTTTCCTCAAGGCGCTTCTGCGCTTCGCTGGGCTTTAGCTTGTCGGTCTTGGTCAGAACGATCTGGTACACCACGGCGGCGCTATCAAGAACCTTCATGATCGCTTCGTCAGACGGCTTGATGCCGTGCCGGGAGTCGATCAGCAAGAAGACCCGCTTGAGATTGACCCGACCGCGCAGATAGTTCTGCGTCAGCCGCGTCCAGCGCGCAGCGACCTCCTTGGGGGCTTTGGCGAAGCCATAGCCCGGCAGGTCGACGATGCGCAGCCGGCCTTGCATGTCAAAGAAGTTCAGCTCGCGCGTACGCCCCGGTTCCGTGGAGGCGCGAGCAAGTTGCTTGCGGCCGGTCAGAGCGTTGATCAGCGAGGATTTGCCCACATTCGACCGTCCCGCAAACGCGATCTCGGGGACGTCGGAATCCGGCAAGGTGTCCATGGACACCACGCCCAGCATGAAGTCGATCTCGCCGGAGAACAGCTTGCGGCCCGCCGCAAAGCGGGCCGCAGTTTCAGCCTGGGCGTCTGGAGAGGGCTCGGTCAGGGCCGCCTCCTATTTCTTCTTGCCGCCGCGCGGCTTTTTGGCCGCGGGGTTGGAGCTGACCCGGCGACCCGGCGTAGCGGGCTTGGCGGGCGTCTCGGGGTTGGCCGGAGTTTCGCCGTCTGTGATCGCAGCGTCAGCGTTGGCGTCTTCCGCCAGTTCTGTGACGGCTTTCTCCACCTTGCCCTCGATCACCTGATTGGTGGCGGTCGGGGTGTCCTCGCCCTGGTATTTGGCGGGTACGGCCGAGCCGGTGAGCTTGGCGCGGACCTTGAAGAAGTTGCGGTCCAGCTCGGTCACCACGCCCTGACGGCGCATGATCAGGTATTGCTGGGCGATGGTCAGCGTGTTGTTCCACGACCAGTAGATGATCAGGGCCGCCGGGAAGGGTGCCATGATGATGGTGAAGATGATCGGCATGAAGGCGAAGATCTGACGCTGGATCTTGTCTGGCGGCGGCGGGTTCAGTGATTGCTGCGCCCACATGGTCACGCCCATGAGCAGCGGCCAGACGCCGATCGCCAGGATCTGACCGATCAGCGGAATGCCGGACGGGTCGTAGGGCAGCAGACCGAACAGATTGCCGAACATGGTCGGGTCCGGCGCGGACATGTCCTGAATCCAGCCAAAGAACGGCGCATGGCGCGCGTCCAGCGAGATGAACACCGTCTTGTAGAGCGCAAAGAAGATCGGGATCTGCGGCAGGATGGGCAAACAGCCCGCCACCGGATTGATCCGCTCTTTGCGATAGAGCTCCATCATGGCCTTTTGCTGGGCCTGCGGGTCGTCCTTATGGCGCTCGCGGATCTCTTTCATTTTCGGCGCGGCGGAGCGCATCTTGGCCATGGATGCGAAGGCGCGGTTGTTCAGCGGGAACAACACCAGCTTGATCAGCAAGGTCACGACCATGATCGCCAGGCCGTAATTGCCCAGAAGTCCGTAGAAGAAGTGCAGGGCGGCGAAGAAGGGCCGGGTCAGGAACCAGAACATGCCCCAGTCGATCGCCATGGTCAGCCGGTCAATACCCAGCTCGTTTTCATAGGCGGCGAGGATGGGCTGCGCTTTGGCGCCGGCGAACACATAGCTCGACGCTTCCAGGCTGGCGCCCGGCGCCAGGATTTGCGCATCGCTGAGATAATTGGCTTCAAAAACGGGACGGTCAGGGCGCGAGACCACGCGGAACTGGGCGCGCACATTGCCCTGATCCTGCGGGGCGACGGCGGCGAGCCAGTATTTGGAGGTGATGCCCATCCAGCCGCCGGGACCGGAGCGCTCGATCAGGCCTTCATCTTCCCACTTCTTGAACTTACGGGAGAAGTGCGTGCCGTCCACGACGCCGACCGCACCTTCATGCAGCACGAAGAAGTTTTGCAGGTCCTGCGGCACGCCATGCTGGCGCACCAGCGAATACGGACGCAGCGACACCGCCGCAGAGCCGTTGTTCACAACGCTGTCTGACACGGTGAACAGGTAATTATCGTCCACAGTGATGGTGCGGCGGAAAGTCAGATCGCCGGCCTGGTGTTCGAGCACCACCGGCGTGTCAGGCGTCAGCACATCGCCTTCCGCCAGGGTCCATTGCGTGCTCAGACCCGGCAAGCCC contains these protein-coding regions:
- the dapD gene encoding 2,3,4,5-tetrahydropyridine-2,6-dicarboxylate N-succinyltransferase — encoded protein: MNHDALKSVIDAAWDIRDQLTPQTQGEVRDAVNTALNQLDSGEARVASRGEIGDWVVHEWLKKAVLLSFRLNPNRIIPGGADHGPWWDKVASKFEGWDAAEFERAGFRAVPPAAVRRGAFIGKGVVLMPSYVNIGAYVDEGTMVDTWATVGSCAQIGKNVHISGGAGIGGVLEPLQANPVIIEDNCFIGARAEVAEGVIVREGAVLAMGVYLSGSTKIIDRATGEMFRGEVPPYAVVVPGNLPGEDGKPGLYCAVIVKRVDAQTRAKTSINALLRD
- a CDS encoding pyrimidine 5'-nucleotidase, which codes for MNRTPDLHHVDTWVFDLDETLYPADAAVMSQVIDKMTDWVQREFSMTREEAHALQQHYYTTHGTTLNGLLLNNQVSDLAAFLDFVHDVDHSVITPDPELADHVAALNGRRIVYTNGSRKHAEKVIDRLGLNGLFEDLYDIEAADFTPKPHRAGFERFTGHFSIAPQSTVMFEDSVKNLQTAHEIGFTTVLVHPPVEALADGAAPEPLIHPDHIHYAVDCLRTFLGDWHVAADTAKKTTP
- the yidC gene encoding membrane protein insertase YidC; this encodes MGENRNFLLAAVIAIGILLLYQVFVLDPMARDREAAEAAIAASQAETTNTDDAPQAEPSAFAPGSGENGLSREDALARSQRIGIRTEAVSGSLSLTGARLDDLQLLRYDTEVDSGEAVTVLSPEGFDGYQFAASGWLGDANAPQGLPGLSTQWTLAEGDVLTPDTPVVLEHQAGDLTFRRTITVDDNYLFTVSDSVVNNGSAAVSLRPYSLVRQHGVPQDLQNFFVLHEGAVGVVDGTHFSRKFKKWEDEGLIERSGPGGWMGITSKYWLAAVAPQDQGNVRAQFRVVSRPDRPVFEANYLSDAQILAPGASLEASSYVFAGAKAQPILAAYENELGIDRLTMAIDWGMFWFLTRPFFAALHFFYGLLGNYGLAIMVVTLLIKLVLFPLNNRAFASMAKMRSAAPKMKEIRERHKDDPQAQQKAMMELYRKERINPVAGCLPILPQIPIFFALYKTVFISLDARHAPFFGWIQDMSAPDPTMFGNLFGLLPYDPSGIPLIGQILAIGVWPLLMGVTMWAQQSLNPPPPDKIQRQIFAFMPIIFTIIMAPFPAALIIYWSWNNTLTIAQQYLIMRRQGVVTELDRNFFKVRAKLTGSAVPAKYQGEDTPTATNQVIEGKVEKAVTELAEDANADAAITDGETPANPETPAKPATPGRRVSSNPAAKKPRGGKKK
- a CDS encoding DUF1036 domain-containing protein gives rise to the protein MLNRIMLALVLMLGFGGAAQAGQVCNETSFMVEAAKAWRTPSGLAVEGWARIAPGGCAEIGPATDTEQYLYARTTRAYLGGVREWRGSLDICVDEADFAFEGVADCETLGLETRKFRQLTDAERDSAVLVEVADFGDRAEEAGLQRLLQSAGYDINVIDGYAGRRTRRQVAAFEADIGRSFGADRSDLIQALHERALERNTSLGLQVCNDANLPVGVAVARAVGDGFETRGWWRIAPGGCAQTLSAQLTGDETYVYAQLIDGDALRPLASGTEAFCITPARFTSQTRGECEASGFQPALFRAAPAAENGGSMMRLDLDDFEEPLP
- the yihA gene encoding ribosome biogenesis GTP-binding protein YihA/YsxC; this translates as MLGVVSMDTLPDSDVPEIAFAGRSNVGKSSLINALTGRKQLARASTEPGRTRELNFFDMQGRLRIVDLPGYGFAKAPKEVAARWTRLTQNYLRGRVNLKRVFLLIDSRHGIKPSDEAIMKVLDSAAVVYQIVLTKTDKLKPSEAQKRLEETSQKIARRPAAFPVISATSSAKRDGLDELRGEISTLAL
- the dapE gene encoding succinyl-diaminopimelate desuccinylase encodes the protein MLDLSSLTDPIPLARRLIQAPSVTPKDAGALDVLSEALEALGFVCQRFKFEEVDNLYARLGSAAPVFCFAGHTDVVPAGDDAAWSRGPFEAEIADDVLWGRGASDMKGAIAAMVAGVARHLQSQGAPAGSIAFLITGDEEGPAVNGTKKLLKAITDKGEKLDHCLVGEPTNPHHLGDTIKVGRRGSLNGVITVTGQQGHVAYPEKAENPIPVLIDLLNRLTSRTLDEGAPHFQPSNLEVTTIDVGNAPHNVIPARASAKFNIRFNTAQSGDDLKQWIREEAAAAENGTFCEIDLDLTVTGDAFLTKTGPFTSLLRDAVKDHTGREPALTTGGGTSDARFIKDYCPVAEFGLVGETMHQVDERVPVSDVTGLAAIYADVLDRYFKTFP